One window of the Bacteroidota bacterium genome contains the following:
- a CDS encoding flagellin, whose protein sequence is MAFGDLTRVNTNIQSMQSLLELQKSNADLGSRQLRLATGRRINRAEDDSAGFSISMKLESRVRGQAQALANIGDAKAMLSVAEGGLTTIQEILFTMKEKVIQGANDTLGSFERRLVDNQLNALSTEINSIISSSTFNGVTVFSSGAFSFQVGASDSDTFAVTVGAISTGALSVGSTSLDVSSSTAANNSLTNIDTAINTIASTLGTLGDNQKALTFKEENLNINMINQDAARSRILDADFAKEQIEIVKLQILQQTGVAAISQANLAPQVVLSLL, encoded by the coding sequence ATGGCATTCGGAGATTTAACACGCGTAAACACCAACATCCAGTCGATGCAATCGCTGTTAGAGTTGCAAAAATCTAACGCGGACCTAGGCTCGCGTCAGTTGCGCCTCGCAACGGGACGTCGCATAAATCGTGCCGAGGATGATTCAGCTGGTTTTTCCATCTCTATGAAACTCGAGTCTCGGGTTCGTGGACAGGCTCAGGCCCTTGCCAACATCGGTGATGCAAAGGCAATGTTGAGCGTCGCGGAGGGGGGCCTGACAACGATTCAGGAAATCCTCTTCACGATGAAAGAGAAGGTGATTCAGGGTGCAAACGACACGCTGGGCAGCTTCGAGCGTCGCCTCGTCGACAACCAGTTGAACGCACTCTCTACAGAGATCAATTCCATTATCAGCAGCTCTACGTTTAACGGCGTAACTGTGTTCTCATCTGGTGCTTTCAGCTTCCAGGTAGGCGCTTCTGATTCGGATACATTCGCAGTAACTGTTGGTGCCATTTCTACGGGCGCCCTCAGCGTAGGCTCAACCAGCCTGGACGTTTCGTCCTCTACTGCGGCGAATAATTCTCTTACGAACATCGACACCGCGATCAATACGATTGCCAGCACCCTGGGTACCCTTGGTGATAACCAGAAAGCTCTTACCTTCAAGGAAGAGAATCTGAACATCAACATGATCAACCAGGATGCAGCACGCAGCCGTATTCTCGACGCTGACTTTGCGAAAGAGCAGATCGAGATCGTTAAACTGCAGATCTTGCAGCAGACGGGTGTTGCGGCTATTTCACAGGCCAATCTCGCTCCACAGGTCGTACTGTCACTGCTCTAA
- a CDS encoding flagellar export chaperone FliS codes for MFTNQAAQQYQRQDVLSASPSQLVTKLYDLAIRACNSEDRIKLRKVLIELISSLNFEEGGDIAIRLSQIYEFCMRESVSGDLNQITEMLSDLRDTWKESIQVAQPA; via the coding sequence ATGTTTACAAACCAAGCTGCACAACAATATCAGCGTCAGGACGTGCTTTCTGCCTCTCCTTCTCAGCTGGTAACCAAACTCTATGACCTGGCTATTCGCGCTTGCAACAGCGAGGATCGCATCAAACTCAGAAAAGTCCTGATTGAGCTCATCTCATCCCTCAACTTCGAGGAAGGAGGTGACATAGCAATCCGACTTTCACAGATTTATGAGTTCTGTATGCGAGAAAGCGTATCAGGCGACTTGAACCAGATTACAGAAATGCTTAGCGATCTACGCGACACGTGGAAAGAAAGCATCCAGGTAGCCCAGCCTGCCTAG
- a CDS encoding glycosyltransferase, with the protein MSLARPHVDQIVVVDTGSTDRTLEIARQYADVLDEIEWPGSFAVARNHSLAHATCDYILILDGDEYIEDPEAWKRIRNSLGLLDIAALLLPVKNLLGDSNVVSADLFWQERILRNDPDIRYHGSVHNQVMESIMAHAEKTGRHVVRLDAQIVHTGYALSEEEMVKKYQTRIDLLKYEYENPRDEVYRAYYAYQLGLIYYIMRRNEEAAELFNTINYDNLTMENAFYTRLLGAQTSLRLNDMPQTLIHCNEMLRINPKEPVGYYLTGVALLRSRSIQEGMLMLLQAYNVNDGADSHIRFVINPPILIEHLARACRGVGMNEHAKIFDDMLASGETDTEKVKEYIAHLQAAFVHAENELATAS; encoded by the coding sequence CTGTCTCTGGCACGGCCTCATGTAGATCAAATTGTTGTAGTTGATACAGGATCTACAGACCGAACCCTCGAGATTGCACGGCAATATGCTGATGTACTGGATGAAATCGAGTGGCCGGGGTCGTTTGCTGTTGCGCGCAATCACAGCCTCGCTCATGCAACGTGCGACTACATTTTGATTTTGGATGGCGACGAGTACATCGAAGATCCGGAGGCCTGGAAACGTATTCGAAACAGCCTGGGCCTGCTGGATATAGCTGCGCTGTTGTTGCCTGTAAAGAACTTGCTGGGTGATAGCAATGTGGTAAGCGCTGATCTTTTCTGGCAGGAACGGATCCTGCGTAATGATCCTGATATCAGGTACCACGGCAGTGTGCATAACCAGGTGATGGAGTCAATTATGGCCCATGCCGAGAAAACGGGCCGGCACGTGGTAAGGCTCGATGCACAGATTGTGCATACCGGCTATGCGTTGTCTGAAGAGGAGATGGTTAAGAAGTACCAGACCCGCATCGATCTGCTGAAATACGAGTACGAAAACCCCCGTGATGAAGTATACCGCGCGTACTACGCATACCAACTGGGGCTCATCTATTACATCATGCGCCGCAACGAGGAGGCTGCTGAGCTCTTCAATACAATCAACTATGATAACCTGACGATGGAAAATGCGTTTTACACCCGCTTGCTGGGTGCGCAGACCAGTCTCAGGTTAAACGACATGCCGCAAACCCTTATCCACTGCAACGAAATGCTGCGGATCAATCCGAAAGAGCCCGTGGGATACTATCTCACAGGTGTAGCGCTGCTGCGCAGCAGGTCGATCCAGGAAGGCATGTTGATGTTGCTGCAGGCGTACAACGTCAATGATGGTGCTGACAGTCACATCCGGTTTGTGATCAATCCGCCCATATTGATTGAACACCTGGCCCGGGCATGCCGGGGGGTAGGAATGAACGAGCATGCAAAGATATTTGATGACATGCTGGCTTCTGGTGAGACAGACACTGAAAAAGTCAAAGAGTATATCGCACATCTGCAGGCTGCTTTTGTGCATGCAGAAAATGAACTGGCTACCGCCTCATGA
- a CDS encoding flagellin, whose translation MGAFGDLARINTNVQSLDALNRLYRTNGSLGMRQLRLSTGSRINRAEDDSAGYSISRKLESRLRGQAQALANIGDAKSMLNVAEGSLNTIMDILGTMKEKIIQGGNDTLGSEERTLIKSQLNALSTEINSIISSTLFISRSIFTSSALTFMVGPSSNNLFTVSVGALDASSLGVASTSLNVSSAASATSSLGGIDRSIQTIASLMAGLGNAQKALSFREENVSTQIISNESARSRIADADFAKEQMEIAKLQILQQTGISALVNSNLAPQAILALLQ comes from the coding sequence ATGGGAGCATTTGGAGATCTTGCTCGAATTAACACCAACGTCCAGTCATTGGATGCCTTGAATCGCCTTTACAGGACCAACGGTTCATTGGGAATGCGGCAGCTACGTCTTTCGACAGGCAGCCGGATTAACCGAGCAGAAGACGATTCAGCAGGGTATTCGATTTCAAGAAAGCTTGAATCACGGTTACGTGGCCAGGCACAAGCACTCGCAAACATTGGTGATGCAAAGAGCATGCTAAACGTTGCTGAAGGAAGCCTTAATACAATTATGGACATCCTCGGCACAATGAAGGAAAAGATTATCCAGGGTGGCAATGACACACTGGGTAGCGAAGAGCGAACACTTATCAAGTCTCAGCTCAACGCACTGTCTACAGAGATCAATTCGATTATCAGTAGCACCCTTTTCATCAGCAGAAGCATCTTTACATCGTCTGCTTTGACGTTTATGGTAGGTCCTTCGAGTAACAACCTATTTACCGTTTCAGTTGGTGCGCTCGACGCTTCGAGCCTCGGAGTTGCATCAACAAGTCTGAACGTTTCATCCGCGGCTTCGGCAACGTCGTCACTGGGTGGGATAGATCGGTCGATCCAAACCATAGCCAGCCTGATGGCCGGCCTCGGAAATGCTCAGAAAGCTTTGTCTTTCAGAGAGGAAAATGTATCAACCCAGATCATCAGCAATGAATCAGCCAGAAGTCGAATTGCGGACGCCGATTTTGCCAAGGAGCAAATGGAAATCGCTAAGCTGCAGATCCTGCAGCAAACAGGGATTAGTGCGCTTGTCAATTCAAACCTGGCGCCCCAGGCAATCCTCGCACTCCTCCAGTAG
- the fliD gene encoding flagellar filament capping protein FliD yields the protein MLLGSSASAFRESDPYEILIQQLLIVESQPRVTLEDSKFNLERDKSVLNDLDSRVSALDSILDSFLDPLTHPFNSRTVNLSDTTGFSAKASDDAVFGSHSIQVDRLASTDTRLSDRYTAANTDIVTALGTGTKSFSISVSNPTDADPDNRETIAVSVDISNSDDETVLQEVASAINAAMNSAYDAETIEGDSRATASVVKETSDSARISIRAGDTGYTSRINFESDTDGLLSYLGVSNASVVSGASGGQAAFVGTSEDTSDLTSQFDLNGLTLYRNSNSVNDAITGVTLTLNETMTSPIDFSVVSDSSSIEADVQDFIDKYNDILSHIKTRAVIDGETGERGTFAGDTTFTSLRFNMRTDVIQEVSGQPNDAPSQITDIGIEVSSDGSLRLDDADALIQAIEADPENVRTLFAGTDGVATRLSNRISDYLGFGGFIQSREENIDTRIRTLDGRITRFDESLSRREEQLRGEFARLQEAITLFEGQQASLFAFG from the coding sequence ATGTTACTTGGTTCTTCTGCATCCGCTTTTAGAGAAAGCGATCCGTATGAAATCCTGATCCAGCAATTGCTGATCGTGGAAAGCCAGCCTCGTGTGACACTGGAGGACAGCAAGTTCAATCTTGAGCGCGACAAAAGTGTCTTGAATGACCTGGACAGTAGAGTATCTGCACTGGATTCTATTCTGGATTCGTTTCTTGATCCGCTTACACATCCGTTTAACAGCCGAACTGTTAACCTGAGCGACACAACAGGCTTTAGCGCCAAAGCATCAGACGATGCCGTTTTTGGCTCGCACTCTATACAGGTCGATCGCCTCGCATCTACAGATACCCGGCTTTCAGACCGCTACACAGCGGCCAACACGGATATCGTGACAGCCCTTGGCACCGGCACCAAGTCGTTCAGCATCAGTGTTTCCAATCCTACAGATGCCGACCCGGATAACCGTGAAACCATTGCTGTTTCGGTAGACATTTCCAACAGCGATGACGAAACTGTGCTGCAGGAAGTAGCTTCTGCTATCAATGCCGCGATGAACAGCGCTTACGACGCTGAAACCATCGAAGGTGACAGCCGCGCTACCGCTTCGGTTGTTAAAGAGACCTCAGATTCAGCAAGGATCTCAATCCGCGCCGGCGATACCGGTTATACCAGCCGGATTAACTTCGAGTCGGATACCGATGGCCTCCTCTCATACCTCGGCGTAAGCAATGCAAGCGTGGTTTCGGGCGCCAGTGGTGGCCAGGCTGCTTTTGTTGGCACCAGCGAAGACACCTCGGATCTCACAAGCCAATTCGACCTCAATGGCCTGACCTTATACAGAAACTCCAATTCTGTTAACGATGCCATTACTGGCGTAACCCTTACGCTCAACGAAACCATGACGTCGCCGATAGATTTCAGCGTCGTTTCTGATTCGAGCAGCATCGAGGCAGATGTCCAGGACTTCATTGACAAATACAACGACATCCTCAGCCACATCAAAACCCGGGCTGTGATTGATGGCGAAACAGGCGAGCGCGGTACGTTTGCCGGCGACACAACGTTCACCTCGCTACGCTTCAACATGCGTACTGACGTGATCCAGGAAGTCAGCGGACAGCCTAATGATGCGCCATCCCAAATTACCGATATCGGGATCGAGGTAAGCTCTGATGGCTCTTTACGGCTCGACGATGCAGATGCCCTGATTCAGGCTATTGAAGCTGACCCAGAGAATGTGCGCACACTTTTTGCAGGTACCGATGGCGTTGCCACGCGACTTAGCAACCGCATTTCCGATTATCTTGGCTTTGGCGGATTTATCCAGTCTCGCGAAGAGAATATCGATACACGCATCCGTACGCTGGATGGCCGTATTACACGCTTCGACGAAAGCCTCTCCCGCAGAGAGGAACAACTTAGAGGCGAATTTGCCCGGTTGCAGGAAGCGATTACCTTATTTGAAGGTCAGCAGGCAAGCCTTTTCGCATTCGGTTAA